The [Clostridium] celerecrescens 18A genomic sequence AGATCGTATATGTGCATAAATATGTGGCTCAGAATGCAAGATTGGCTTCATGCGCCATTGGAACCAGAAAGGATGCCTATGCAACTTCTCTGGGAAAGGCAATTCTAGCATTTTTACCGAAAGAGGAACAGAGTGCAATTTTGGATAAGATAGATTTTAAGCCATTAACAGACTATACCATTACTTCCAAAGAACAGCTGCTGGAAGAACTAAGAAGAACAAAGGAGCGGGGGTATTCTTTGGATCAAAGGGAATTAGAGGACATAACCAGCTGCTGCGGAGCACCTGTTTTTGACTATACTGGAAGAGTGGTAGCAGCTGTTTCTTTGTCGGATATCTATGATGAAACGCTTGATGATGAGCAGGTTGCAAAAGAGCTTAGAGAAGTAGCACTTCATATATCAAGAAATTTAGGATATCATCCCAATCCATGATGACTTAACCTTATTATTGATGATTAAATATTATGCGAGAATCAAACCCTTTATTTCCGATGATGTAATACGGCACAAAGGGCATTCTCGCATTTTTTATAGTACGCTTTTTGAAAACCAAATTTATGATAATCAAATCATTAATATAAAGTGCACATTTATGTTGACAAGAATTAAAATGAAATGTATAATATGCTCATATTTAAAACTTAGTTCTTATATATGAACTTTTACGGTTAAAGATCTCTACGAAGAGATCTCATTTTATAAATAATAATGTGAACGAGGTTCTTAATTATGAACAAGACAAGCGAGGTATTTTTGTTTCCATATTTGGATTTGTTATTTTTCTCCATACTTGCCGCTGTTTCAGAAATTATGAGTTATAAGATGTTGGAATTTTGGAACAGCAGTTTCTATTTCAGCTTTTCCGTGGTTCTTTGCCTCATATCCATGATTCGCTGGGGAGCAGCCGGAGTTGCAGTGGCCATGATCGGAGGAATTCCCGGTATTCTGTTCTCTTCAATGCCCCTCTGGTCCGGAATTTTATTTTATAGCCTGTCAAATGCATTTATTGGGATTCCTATGATGGTTTACGGAAGCAGGAACAGAGACACCATTGCTGACGGACATGTTTTTTTACTCCTTTATATTTTCCTTTCTCATTGCTGTCTGTCTGCAGGAAAGGGAATTGCCATATTTTTACTAACCGGAGAAACAACAGGAGCTAAGGATTATTTTGGGGCAACATTTTTTACCTTGATAATCAATATCATTGTGTGCAGTGTGCTGCAAATGCGGAAAGGGCTGATTTGCGATATGAGATATTATTTTACCGACATGGAAGGAGAAGGGTATGGAAACGGAAGAGATTAAAATGCGTGAGCCCCAGACAAATAAGATATGGAGAGCTGTGAGGAAGGACTGGCGTTTATATGTACTCCTGCTTCCCCTGGTGATCTGGTTTGCTATGTGGGCTTATAAGCCAATGGGAGGGCTTCTGATTGCAT encodes the following:
- a CDS encoding IclR family transcriptional regulator, coding for MNRTVERTFMILQLIADRKRGITLQEITNEMGMAKSSVFVIVQSLLELNYITTLRDNDKKYCLGIETFSLGMKYVDDMSLIKECTVNLQPISEKYNKTAFVAVLNGTKIVYVHKYVAQNARLASCAIGTRKDAYATSLGKAILAFLPKEEQSAILDKIDFKPLTDYTITSKEQLLEELRRTKERGYSLDQRELEDITSCCGAPVFDYTGRVVAAVSLSDIYDETLDDEQVAKELREVALHISRNLGYHPNP